One genomic segment of Mesoterricola silvestris includes these proteins:
- a CDS encoding SIS domain-containing protein, with product MCGIVSICYGAENPCLGSEGGELLKRLEYRGYDSTGGAFVGAGGAIRLLKKVGAPSRVVVDLGMDREAGQRFIGQVRWATYGAVTDVNSQPHHVRCKVEMVGAHNGNISNTDALKTWLGERGHRVVSDNDGEMITHVAEEFYAANLEAPGPVLEGVRRGDVPEAAVLLIDAARKADAKGEGSYAAAFCDPRVPGVVAVKSGSSLYAGLGTDAFGEFVVVSSDLTSVLSKTRMLIPLAEGEGLWFTERAYAVFPLAGPLAFSTPRPKRSKLNVRDTGLRAPFRHFMDQEIASSPENLEGILRYYFTDPATEGLFHAFEERLDLCKALLAKVAALHEAVDESGLRDAFRGLRADPLHLELSAWVRPHRAALGPAGPVSDERALMADLLRLEPGAGDDVALYDHLTVWKKQRRVTRHLQDLVHAIRTATGRVFLVASGTSHHASLVAAYFFNNLSGIGVFPVNPGTFRSMYLNTLAPGDLLIGITQSGETKDLVDIFQDVQARIPSLRRIALVNNENSRIPQELVEFYLPILCGPEIAVAATKSFLNQIAVLYVIAASFSLTERKIAAKLRDAADLVTRTLETCGPDVEEAALRLHLEPSLHILGTGLIGLAREGALKIREVVLNHAEGYDAAEFKHGPNTILGKNTLFSIGDLAGLLEGYEAKRDGRPFAGGMEALRTWPELVEAHFSNYPLLFVCPSDERDVRITISQIHTHKIRGADILLIAERNAELAMAVAGRPSGQDRYWSKYLEVPPSSDGNLFVFAASIMLQRLAFRMSVLKMEYLDGLKVVDHGVHPDSPKNVSKSITVD from the coding sequence ATGTGTGGAATCGTTTCCATCTGCTACGGGGCGGAGAACCCCTGCCTCGGCTCCGAGGGGGGCGAGCTCCTCAAGCGCCTGGAGTACCGCGGGTACGACTCCACGGGCGGGGCCTTCGTGGGCGCCGGCGGCGCCATCCGCCTCCTCAAGAAGGTGGGCGCGCCCAGCCGCGTCGTCGTGGACCTGGGCATGGACCGGGAGGCGGGGCAGCGCTTCATCGGCCAGGTGCGCTGGGCCACCTACGGCGCCGTCACCGACGTGAACAGCCAGCCCCACCACGTGCGCTGCAAGGTGGAAATGGTGGGCGCCCACAACGGCAACATCTCCAACACCGACGCCCTCAAGACCTGGCTGGGGGAGCGGGGCCACCGGGTCGTCTCCGACAACGACGGCGAGATGATCACCCACGTCGCGGAGGAGTTCTACGCGGCCAACCTGGAGGCCCCCGGCCCCGTGCTTGAGGGGGTTCGCCGCGGCGACGTCCCGGAAGCCGCGGTGCTCCTCATCGACGCGGCGCGCAAGGCCGACGCCAAGGGCGAGGGCTCGTACGCCGCCGCCTTCTGCGACCCCCGGGTCCCCGGGGTGGTGGCGGTGAAGTCCGGATCCTCCCTGTACGCGGGCCTGGGCACGGACGCCTTCGGGGAGTTCGTGGTGGTCTCCAGCGACCTCACCTCGGTGCTCAGCAAGACGCGGATGCTCATCCCCCTCGCCGAAGGGGAGGGCCTCTGGTTCACGGAGCGGGCGTATGCGGTCTTCCCGCTCGCGGGGCCCCTGGCCTTCTCCACGCCCCGGCCCAAGCGGTCCAAGCTCAACGTGCGCGACACCGGCCTGAGGGCCCCCTTCCGCCACTTCATGGACCAGGAGATCGCCTCCTCCCCGGAGAACCTGGAGGGGATCCTCCGGTACTACTTCACGGACCCCGCCACCGAAGGCCTCTTCCACGCCTTCGAGGAGCGCCTGGACCTGTGCAAGGCCCTGCTGGCCAAGGTCGCCGCCCTGCACGAGGCCGTGGACGAATCCGGCCTGCGGGACGCCTTCCGGGGCCTGCGCGCCGATCCTCTGCACCTGGAGCTTTCCGCCTGGGTGCGGCCCCACCGCGCCGCCCTGGGCCCGGCGGGCCCGGTCTCCGACGAGCGCGCCCTGATGGCGGACCTGCTGCGCCTGGAACCCGGCGCGGGCGACGACGTGGCCCTCTACGATCACCTGACCGTGTGGAAGAAGCAGCGCCGGGTGACCCGCCACCTGCAGGACCTGGTGCACGCCATCCGCACCGCCACCGGCCGGGTCTTCCTGGTGGCCTCGGGCACCTCCCACCACGCCTCCCTGGTGGCGGCCTACTTCTTCAACAACCTCTCCGGCATCGGGGTGTTCCCCGTGAACCCCGGCACGTTCCGGTCCATGTACCTGAACACCCTGGCCCCCGGGGACCTGCTCATCGGCATCACCCAGTCCGGGGAGACCAAGGACCTGGTGGACATCTTCCAGGACGTGCAGGCCCGCATCCCCTCCCTGCGCCGCATCGCCCTGGTGAACAACGAGAACAGCCGGATCCCCCAGGAACTGGTGGAGTTCTACCTGCCCATCCTCTGCGGTCCCGAGATCGCCGTGGCCGCCACCAAGAGCTTCCTCAACCAGATCGCCGTCCTCTACGTCATCGCCGCCTCCTTCTCCCTCACCGAGCGCAAGATCGCCGCCAAGCTGCGGGACGCGGCCGACCTGGTCACCCGCACCCTGGAGACCTGCGGCCCCGACGTGGAGGAGGCCGCCCTGCGCCTCCACCTGGAGCCCTCCCTGCACATCCTGGGCACCGGCCTCATCGGCCTGGCCCGGGAGGGCGCCCTGAAGATCCGCGAGGTGGTCCTCAACCACGCCGAGGGCTACGACGCCGCCGAATTCAAGCACGGCCCCAACACCATCCTGGGGAAGAACACGCTCTTCTCCATCGGCGACCTGGCCGGGCTCCTGGAGGGCTACGAGGCCAAGCGGGACGGACGGCCCTTCGCCGGCGGCATGGAGGCCCTGCGCACCTGGCCCGAACTGGTGGAGGCCCACTTCTCCAACTACCCCCTGCTGTTCGTGTGCCCTTCGGACGAGCGGGATGTGCGCATCACCATCAGCCAGATCCACACCCACAAGATCCGGGGCGCCGATATCCTGCTCATCGCCGAGCGCAACGCCGAACTGGCCATGGCCGTGGCGGGCAGGCCCTCCGGGCAGGACCGCTACTGGTCCAAGTACCTGGAGGTCCCCCCCTCCTCCGACGGCAACCTCTTCGTGTTCGCCGCCTCGATCATGCTTCAGCGCCTGGCCTTCCGCATGTCGGTGCTGAAGATGGAGTACCTGGATGGACTCAAGGTGGTGGACCACGGCGTCCATCCCGATAGCCCAAAGAACGTTTCGAAGTCCATAACCGTCGACTAA
- the gatE gene encoding Glu-tRNA(Gln) amidotransferase subunit GatE gives MIEKLDYQSAGLISGLEVHQQLLTAHKLFCRCPAGLYTHTHDGEVLRHMRPTLSELGEYDGTALMEFKTRKEIIYLLNHLNVCTYEMDDTPPFLVNQEAIDVAIELCLAMGMDIIDEVHIARKQYLDGSIPTGFQRTAIVGMNGGLPFKGRRLSVTHLSIEEDSCREVSDKGHRIVWRTDRLGMPLTETVTGPDLRTPEEVRDAITLCGLVARSTGRVRTGLGASRQDVNVSVAGGSRVEIKGVPKAGYAVKLVHNEGVRQVNLLRFREELHRRGMREPADIRTSAVDVSEIFQGVDLGFMQRALRGGGRIFAVKLEGGLGLAQFPTQPDTTFLDELSGRIRVIACLDEAPIVLSGLHMPEFPARHRVLDRVRRKLRLGENDDYFIVFGPEADCRTAAEEIRLRFVDALKGVPQETRQAMVGGFTTFERILPGPDRMYPDTDSPPTRITPERVEAARARMKPTPWERFHQFGAWRVPAETTEFLIRRGGVAIVDAVVQHTGVDGLVAAVEIGQRAKALQRRGIPMERLGASEWVQIFDLLTGGQISREAIPALATHMATHPGSDAVAAMSALGFGLQPREAWSRQLAGLSMEDYRIDLGDSDGKRLRFLAGRAMKDLLGKAPARDVADYLRNRLTQEAAR, from the coding sequence ATGATCGAGAAGCTGGACTATCAATCGGCGGGATTGATCTCGGGCCTGGAGGTGCACCAGCAGCTCCTGACGGCCCACAAGCTGTTCTGCCGCTGCCCGGCCGGCCTCTACACCCACACCCACGACGGCGAGGTGCTGCGGCACATGCGCCCGACCCTCAGCGAACTGGGCGAGTACGACGGCACCGCCCTCATGGAGTTCAAGACCCGCAAGGAGATCATCTACCTCCTGAACCACCTCAACGTGTGCACGTACGAAATGGACGATACGCCGCCCTTCCTGGTGAACCAGGAGGCCATCGACGTGGCCATCGAGCTTTGCCTGGCCATGGGCATGGATATCATCGACGAGGTGCACATCGCCCGGAAGCAGTACCTGGACGGCTCCATCCCCACGGGGTTCCAGCGCACGGCCATCGTGGGCATGAACGGCGGGCTCCCCTTCAAGGGCCGCAGGCTCTCCGTGACGCACCTGTCCATCGAGGAGGACTCCTGCCGCGAGGTGAGCGACAAGGGCCACCGCATCGTGTGGCGCACGGACCGCCTGGGCATGCCCCTCACCGAGACCGTCACGGGCCCCGATCTGCGCACCCCCGAGGAGGTGCGCGACGCCATCACCCTCTGCGGGCTGGTGGCGCGCAGCACGGGCCGGGTGCGCACGGGACTGGGCGCGAGCCGGCAGGACGTGAACGTGAGCGTCGCCGGCGGCAGCCGGGTGGAGATCAAGGGCGTGCCCAAGGCGGGCTACGCCGTCAAGCTCGTGCACAACGAGGGGGTGCGCCAGGTGAACCTCCTGCGCTTCCGGGAGGAGCTTCACCGCCGCGGCATGCGCGAACCCGCCGATATCCGCACCTCCGCCGTGGACGTCTCGGAGATCTTCCAGGGGGTGGACCTGGGCTTCATGCAGCGCGCCCTGCGGGGCGGGGGCCGCATCTTCGCCGTCAAGCTCGAGGGCGGCCTGGGCCTGGCCCAGTTCCCCACCCAGCCCGACACCACGTTCCTGGACGAGCTGAGCGGGCGCATCCGGGTCATCGCGTGCCTGGACGAGGCGCCCATCGTGCTCAGCGGCCTGCACATGCCCGAATTCCCCGCCCGCCACCGGGTCCTGGACCGGGTGCGGCGCAAGCTGCGCCTGGGGGAGAACGACGACTACTTCATCGTCTTCGGCCCCGAGGCCGACTGCCGCACCGCGGCCGAGGAGATCCGCCTGCGCTTCGTGGACGCCCTCAAGGGCGTGCCCCAGGAGACCCGCCAGGCCATGGTGGGCGGCTTCACGACCTTCGAGCGGATCCTCCCCGGACCGGACCGCATGTACCCCGACACGGACTCGCCCCCCACCCGCATCACCCCCGAGCGGGTTGAGGCGGCCCGCGCCCGCATGAAGCCCACCCCCTGGGAGCGCTTCCACCAGTTCGGCGCCTGGCGCGTGCCCGCGGAAACCACGGAATTCCTCATCCGCCGGGGGGGCGTGGCCATCGTGGACGCGGTGGTGCAGCACACCGGCGTCGACGGCCTCGTGGCCGCCGTGGAGATCGGCCAGCGCGCCAAGGCGCTCCAGCGCCGCGGCATCCCCATGGAACGCCTGGGGGCCTCCGAATGGGTGCAGATCTTCGACCTCCTCACCGGGGGGCAGATCTCCCGGGAGGCCATCCCGGCCCTGGCCACCCACATGGCCACCCATCCCGGCAGCGACGCGGTGGCGGCCATGTCCGCCCTGGGCTTCGGGCTCCAGCCCCGGGAGGCCTGGTCCCGGCAGCTTGCGGGCCTTTCCATGGAGGACTACCGCATCGACCTGGGCGATTCCGACGGCAAGCGCCTGCGCTTCCTGGCCGGGCGCGCCATGAAGGACCTGCTCGGCAAGGCCCCGGCCCGGGACGTGGCCGACTACCTGAGGAACCGACTCACCCAGGAGGCCGCGCGATGA
- the gatD gene encoding Glu-tRNA(Gln) amidotransferase subunit GatD, whose protein sequence is MSEPERDDRYQGYRGPARAALERYGIGVWSEVEVVNDRGSVFKGVILPRSETFDDLHIVIKLVNGYNVGVVANRIASARELGYKKAVYRIPEKAFPVDSRKKNVTLLGTGGTIASRLDYRTGAVIPAFTPGELYGAVPELADIANMDTKKLFGVFSENMGPEQYIALAKAIGEEIKRGVDGIVIGHGTDTMSHTGAILSFMVQNSPVPIVLVGSQRSSDRPSSDAALNLMNAVRTAAECDIAEVMLCMFGPTSDNYDLLHRGTRCRKMHSSYRSTFRTIGATPLATVSRDRGENGQYFKYLTDDFLKRDKTRVPIINPSFEEKVTIQYYYPNFNPDIIDGLSSMGYRGMVIAGTGLGHINKPLYPAVKRAIEKGMTVVMTVQTIWGYAQMYVYDTGRDLLNLGIIPMDNMLPETAYMKLAWVLGQTDDPAEIRRMLLAPVNHEITPREPHNGYLVLQGGLPEVEAFIGQHWK, encoded by the coding sequence ATGAGCGAACCGGAACGGGACGACCGATACCAGGGCTACCGCGGGCCCGCCCGCGCCGCCCTCGAGAGGTACGGCATCGGCGTGTGGAGCGAAGTGGAAGTGGTCAACGACCGGGGCTCCGTGTTCAAGGGCGTGATCCTGCCCCGCAGCGAGACCTTCGACGATCTCCACATCGTCATCAAGCTGGTCAACGGCTACAACGTGGGCGTGGTGGCGAACCGCATCGCCTCGGCCCGGGAGCTGGGCTACAAGAAGGCCGTGTACCGCATCCCCGAGAAGGCCTTCCCGGTGGATTCCCGCAAGAAGAACGTCACCCTCCTGGGCACCGGCGGCACCATCGCCTCGCGCCTGGACTACCGCACCGGCGCCGTGATCCCGGCCTTCACCCCGGGCGAGCTGTACGGGGCCGTGCCCGAGCTTGCCGACATCGCCAACATGGACACCAAGAAGCTCTTCGGGGTCTTCAGCGAGAACATGGGCCCCGAGCAGTACATCGCCCTGGCCAAGGCCATCGGCGAGGAGATCAAGCGCGGCGTCGACGGCATCGTCATCGGCCACGGCACCGACACCATGAGCCACACGGGCGCCATCCTCAGCTTCATGGTCCAGAACTCCCCCGTGCCCATCGTCCTGGTGGGGAGCCAGCGCAGTTCCGACCGGCCCTCCTCCGACGCCGCCCTCAACCTCATGAACGCCGTGCGCACCGCGGCCGAGTGCGACATCGCCGAAGTGATGCTCTGCATGTTCGGGCCCACCTCCGACAACTACGACCTGCTCCACCGGGGCACCCGCTGCCGCAAGATGCACTCCAGCTACCGGAGCACCTTCCGCACCATCGGCGCCACCCCCCTGGCCACGGTGTCCCGGGACCGGGGCGAGAACGGGCAGTACTTCAAGTACCTCACCGACGACTTCCTCAAGCGCGACAAGACCCGGGTCCCCATCATCAACCCGTCCTTCGAGGAAAAGGTCACCATCCAGTACTACTACCCCAACTTCAACCCCGACATCATCGACGGCCTGTCCAGCATGGGCTACCGGGGCATGGTCATCGCCGGCACGGGCCTGGGCCACATCAACAAGCCCCTCTACCCCGCCGTGAAGCGCGCCATCGAGAAGGGCATGACCGTCGTCATGACGGTCCAGACCATCTGGGGCTACGCCCAGATGTACGTGTACGACACCGGCCGCGACCTCCTGAACCTGGGCATCATCCCCATGGACAACATGCTCCCCGAGACCGCCTACATGAAGCTGGCCTGGGTGCTGGGCCAGACCGACGACCCCGCCGAGATCCGCCGCATGCTCCTGGCCCCCGTGAACCACGAGATCACCCCCCGGGAGCCCCACAACGGCTACCTGGTCCTCCAGGGCGGCCTTCCGGAGGTGGAAGCCTTCATCGGGCAGCACTGGAAGTAG
- a CDS encoding glutaredoxin family protein: MSPQELLKDLNLEVYTASWCPDCRRLERWLGEAGVPHASVDIEAVPGAAERLERETGKRAIPFILVDGKRWVRGYHRELAQRLDPDLLVRELLGAAEG; the protein is encoded by the coding sequence ATGTCGCCCCAGGAATTGCTTAAGGATTTGAATCTCGAGGTTTATACCGCCTCCTGGTGCCCGGACTGCCGGCGCCTGGAGCGCTGGCTGGGGGAGGCGGGGGTGCCCCACGCCTCCGTGGACATCGAGGCGGTGCCCGGCGCCGCGGAGCGCCTGGAGCGGGAGACCGGGAAGCGGGCCATCCCCTTCATCCTTGTGGACGGGAAGCGATGGGTCCGGGGCTACCACCGGGAGCTGGCCCAGCGCCTGGACCCCGATCTTCTGGTCCGGGAGCTATTGGGGGCGGCGGAAGGCTGA
- the mreB gene encoding rod shape-determining protein — translation MPTPFSSQFWSNLFTSDLAIDLGTASVLVYTRQAGRIVVYEPSIVALNTQTHEVEAVGDEAKQLLGRTPQGVQTIRPMKDGMIYEVDAAEKMLAAFIKKARPNRGIARTRIVVSVPPRAHQVARRAVKQVCYDAKAGEVFLVDQTMVAAIGAGLAINEKRGCMIVDIGGGTTDVAVISYNGKVFSDSILVAGDEMDEAIIKYIREKYNVLISEAAAEEVKWSLGSAYTSDKTRTMSISGRDQFEGLPKTLTLNDTEIREALAEPISAIIDLVRKALNETPPQLAADLIDRGICLTGGGSKIQGLDVRLSKETHLPCYRAENPETAVVRGTAMLLEDIPFLRRIQILD, via the coding sequence GTGCCTACCCCCTTCTCGAGCCAATTCTGGTCCAATCTGTTCACGTCGGACCTCGCCATCGACCTGGGCACCGCCTCGGTGCTGGTGTACACCCGCCAGGCCGGCCGTATCGTCGTTTACGAACCGTCCATTGTCGCCCTCAACACCCAGACCCACGAGGTGGAGGCCGTGGGGGACGAGGCCAAGCAGCTCCTGGGCCGCACCCCCCAGGGCGTGCAGACCATCCGGCCCATGAAGGACGGGATGATCTACGAGGTGGACGCCGCGGAGAAGATGCTGGCGGCCTTCATCAAGAAGGCCCGGCCCAACCGGGGCATCGCCCGCACCCGCATCGTGGTGAGCGTCCCCCCCCGGGCCCACCAGGTGGCCCGCAGGGCCGTGAAGCAGGTGTGCTACGACGCCAAGGCCGGCGAGGTCTTCCTGGTGGACCAGACCATGGTGGCCGCCATCGGGGCCGGACTCGCCATCAACGAGAAGCGGGGCTGCATGATCGTCGATATCGGCGGCGGCACCACGGACGTGGCGGTCATCTCCTACAACGGCAAGGTCTTCTCCGATTCCATCCTGGTCGCCGGCGACGAGATGGATGAAGCCATCATCAAATACATCCGGGAGAAGTACAACGTCCTCATCTCCGAGGCCGCCGCCGAGGAGGTGAAGTGGAGCCTGGGCTCCGCCTACACTTCCGACAAGACCCGCACCATGAGCATTTCCGGCCGGGACCAGTTCGAGGGGCTGCCCAAGACGCTCACCCTCAACGACACCGAGATCCGGGAGGCCCTGGCCGAACCCATCAGCGCCATCATCGACCTGGTGCGCAAGGCCCTGAACGAGACCCCGCCCCAGCTGGCCGCGGACCTCATCGACCGGGGCATCTGCCTCACCGGGGGCGGTTCCAAGATCCAGGGCCTGGACGTGCGCCTCAGCAAGGAGACCCACCTCCCCTGCTACCGCGCCGAGAACCCCGAGACCGCCGTGGTGCGCGGCACCGCCATGCTCCTGGAGGACATCCCCTTCCTGAGGCGCATCCAGATCCTGGACTAG
- the mreC gene encoding rod shape-determining protein MreC, which translates to MRRRAWGWNPTGRRRWAILVLLLGHFLWILLGRGTSNRWRHLLDMLSAPSRAVSARVEIWRDNRRQKVSTYREAVAEVERLRAQVAAFQAARDAAAPRLAEAEEATRLLGLKKLLPLTFSSARIVSNVRRAPFGGMILDQGRDGGLQPDQGVICPDGVVGRIWDVGATQASLLPLDAYNASTGVMLARSRATGVLQGLGPGKAALRYIGSQEVVQVGEPVYTSGLDRNFPRGLLVGYVTSVRPRETELQVEVGLAAPLDRVSLVLILPPRPQLELQPPAPPPQAAKPGRKPKVAP; encoded by the coding sequence ATGCGCCGCAGAGCCTGGGGCTGGAACCCGACCGGACGCAGGCGCTGGGCCATCCTGGTGCTCCTGCTGGGGCACTTCCTTTGGATCCTCCTGGGCCGGGGCACCTCCAACCGCTGGCGCCACCTGCTGGACATGCTGTCCGCCCCTTCCCGGGCCGTGTCCGCCCGGGTGGAAATCTGGCGGGACAACCGCCGCCAGAAGGTGTCCACCTACCGGGAGGCGGTGGCGGAGGTGGAGCGCCTGCGGGCCCAGGTGGCCGCCTTCCAGGCCGCCCGGGACGCCGCCGCGCCGCGCCTGGCCGAGGCGGAGGAGGCCACCCGCCTGCTGGGCCTGAAGAAGCTCCTGCCCCTGACCTTCAGTTCCGCCCGCATCGTATCCAATGTCCGCCGCGCGCCCTTCGGCGGCATGATCCTGGACCAGGGCCGGGACGGGGGGCTCCAGCCCGACCAGGGCGTCATCTGCCCGGACGGGGTGGTGGGCCGCATCTGGGACGTGGGTGCCACCCAGGCCAGCCTCCTGCCCCTGGACGCCTACAACGCCTCCACGGGGGTCATGCTGGCCCGCAGCCGGGCAACAGGCGTGCTGCAGGGCCTGGGACCGGGCAAGGCCGCCCTGCGCTACATTGGGAGCCAGGAGGTCGTCCAGGTGGGTGAGCCCGTGTACACGTCGGGTCTTGACCGCAATTTCCCCCGGGGCCTCCTGGTGGGCTACGTCACCTCCGTGCGCCCCCGGGAGACGGAACTCCAGGTGGAAGTGGGCCTTGCCGCCCCCCTGGACCGGGTGTCGCTGGTGCTGATCCTGCCCCCCCGCCCGCAACTGGAGCTGCAGCCGCCCGCGCCCCCGCCCCAGGCCGCCAAGCCCGGCCGGAAGCCCAAGGTCGCCCCATGA
- the mrdA gene encoding penicillin-binding protein 2: MEILNRSLIHRRIAVMRTVSLCMILGLVLAYGWVQLGLRSEMQHLAFSQAVKTRATPAPRGIIFDRNGNKIVDNRRALHLVIQNEDLPSDPAQIDALALSLQLEPDQLRRRIQAIRQAAGSRMLTLMDNLDDSALARAEVLRARFPFLSIEVAPRRVYLGQDLAGHALGYVGEVTPAELEKNPDRYQLGEIIGRTGFEASRNDRLRGVDGQRRILVDYLGREVAVFGLNEAKPGRSVYLTLDAGLQQTLKDALGGENGAGVVLDLRDGGILAMYSSPSYDPNIFLNRLTQEQVDKYWNNPERPMLDRVTQGRYAPGSTFKLLVALCALEKGIITPETVFHCGGHKVFYNRDFRCDATHGSVNLVQAIARSCDIYFYELGMRLDIDDIYATAAKYGLTVPTGVDLPHEAVSRVPSREWKKRVKKEKWWPGETVSVAIGQGANSLTPISLARFYAMLATKGKLLTPHLLYGILPEGSRTMEAFQPPPPKDTGLDPKIQAVLEEGLYEVVRSGTAAASAVPGVTMVGKTGTSQVTTFVDKSHYAKLAKKYKDNALFAGYAPRENPQIAFVVVAENAGFGASSAAPVAKKLVQYWFIDRLKKPLPPPSAKLPDEFAPPQPQEGGEEP; this comes from the coding sequence GTGGAGATCCTGAACCGAAGCCTCATCCACCGCCGCATCGCCGTCATGCGCACCGTGAGCCTGTGCATGATCCTGGGCCTGGTGCTGGCCTACGGCTGGGTGCAGCTGGGCCTGCGGAGCGAGATGCAGCACCTGGCCTTCTCCCAGGCCGTCAAGACCCGCGCCACCCCGGCCCCCCGGGGCATCATCTTCGACCGCAACGGCAACAAGATCGTGGACAACCGCCGGGCCCTGCACCTGGTGATCCAGAACGAGGACCTGCCTTCGGACCCCGCGCAGATCGATGCCCTGGCCCTGAGCCTCCAGCTGGAGCCCGACCAGCTGCGGCGCCGCATCCAGGCCATTCGCCAGGCCGCGGGCAGCCGCATGCTCACCCTCATGGACAACCTGGACGATTCGGCCCTCGCCCGGGCCGAGGTGCTGCGCGCGCGGTTCCCCTTCCTCAGCATCGAAGTGGCCCCCCGGCGGGTGTACCTGGGCCAGGACCTGGCCGGCCACGCCCTGGGCTACGTGGGTGAGGTGACCCCCGCCGAGCTGGAGAAGAACCCCGACCGCTACCAGCTGGGCGAGATCATCGGCCGCACCGGCTTCGAGGCGTCCCGCAACGACCGCCTGCGGGGCGTGGACGGCCAGCGCCGGATCCTGGTGGACTACCTGGGCCGGGAAGTGGCGGTGTTCGGCCTGAACGAGGCCAAGCCCGGGCGCAGCGTCTACCTCACCCTGGACGCGGGCCTCCAGCAGACCCTGAAGGACGCCCTGGGGGGGGAGAACGGCGCGGGCGTGGTGCTGGACCTGCGGGACGGCGGCATCCTGGCCATGTACTCCAGCCCCTCGTACGACCCCAACATCTTCCTGAACCGCCTCACCCAGGAGCAGGTGGACAAGTACTGGAACAACCCCGAGCGCCCCATGCTGGACCGGGTCACCCAGGGCCGCTACGCCCCCGGCTCCACCTTCAAGCTCCTGGTGGCGCTGTGCGCGCTGGAGAAGGGCATCATCACCCCCGAGACCGTCTTCCATTGCGGAGGCCACAAGGTCTTCTACAACCGCGATTTCCGCTGCGACGCCACCCACGGGTCCGTGAACCTCGTCCAGGCCATCGCCCGGAGCTGCGACATCTACTTCTACGAGCTGGGCATGCGCCTGGACATCGACGACATCTACGCCACCGCCGCCAAGTACGGGCTCACCGTGCCCACCGGCGTGGACCTGCCCCACGAGGCCGTGTCGCGGGTGCCCAGCCGGGAATGGAAGAAGCGGGTGAAGAAGGAGAAGTGGTGGCCCGGGGAGACCGTCAGCGTGGCCATCGGCCAGGGCGCCAACAGCCTCACCCCCATCAGCCTGGCGCGCTTCTACGCCATGCTGGCCACCAAGGGCAAGCTCCTCACGCCCCACCTGCTCTACGGCATCCTCCCCGAGGGCAGCCGGACCATGGAGGCCTTCCAGCCGCCCCCGCCCAAGGACACCGGCCTGGACCCGAAGATCCAGGCGGTGCTTGAGGAGGGCCTCTACGAAGTGGTGCGCTCGGGCACCGCCGCGGCCTCCGCCGTGCCGGGGGTGACGATGGTGGGCAAGACCGGCACCAGCCAGGTCACCACCTTCGTGGACAAGAGCCACTACGCCAAGCTCGCGAAGAAGTACAAGGACAACGCCCTCTTCGCGGGGTACGCCCCCCGGGAGAACCCCCAGATCGCCTTCGTGGTGGTGGCCGAGAACGCCGGCTTCGGCGCCTCCAGCGCGGCCCCCGTGGCCAAGAAGCTCGTCCAGTACTGGTTCATCGACCGCCTCAAGAAGCCCCTGCCGCCGCCCTCGGCCAAGCTCCCCGACGAGTTCGCCCCGCCCCAGCCCCAGGAAGGCGGGGAGGAGCCATGA